A part of Thermoflexus hugenholtzii JAD2 genomic DNA contains:
- a CDS encoding PLP-dependent cysteine synthase family protein: MRAPFFGPTFEEMRDPSRQPPEVRARALAARERDPMDPYNLFNITWRDPEGRIYYEVLPRALTGVEAPIVVIYAKDFPTGSHKVGAAYSILMEKVLLEGLRPGEHVLVWPSTGNYGIGGAWVGGRMGFEGIVILPEGMSRERFERIEAYGARVIRTPGSESNVKEIYDKCKELMAVDPRVRVLNQFSEMGNYRFHYYVTGNTIVDLAAELGERGIGEGKVAAFVSAMGSAGTIGAGDRLKQVWPTCRVVGVEPIQCPTLYLNGYGVHDIQGIGDKHVTWIHHVMNMDALVCVDDLSCKKGLQLLAEEVGWKVLMRWGVSEGQVMRLSQMFGISGIANVLGAIKAAKFYRFGPKDVIVTVATDGVDRYRSVLAELTRQCGPMDEVEATVRLVHIFHGQGLDWIQEGTQENRRRWHNLKYFTWVEQQGKTVEELDAQLDPEWWEREQARIPELDRLWREVRGF; encoded by the coding sequence ATGCGCGCGCCGTTCTTCGGACCCACCTTTGAGGAGATGCGGGATCCCTCGCGCCAGCCTCCGGAGGTGCGGGCGCGGGCCCTGGCGGCACGGGAGCGCGACCCCATGGATCCATACAATCTTTTCAATATCACCTGGCGGGATCCGGAGGGACGGATCTATTACGAGGTTCTCCCCCGGGCTCTCACCGGGGTGGAGGCGCCCATCGTGGTGATCTACGCCAAGGATTTCCCCACCGGCTCGCACAAAGTCGGGGCGGCCTATTCCATCCTGATGGAGAAGGTGCTCCTGGAGGGCCTGCGGCCGGGGGAGCACGTGCTGGTGTGGCCGTCCACAGGGAACTATGGGATCGGCGGGGCCTGGGTGGGGGGACGGATGGGCTTTGAGGGGATCGTGATCCTGCCGGAGGGGATGAGCCGGGAGCGCTTCGAGCGGATCGAGGCCTATGGGGCGCGGGTGATCCGGACGCCGGGCTCGGAGAGCAACGTCAAGGAGATCTACGACAAGTGCAAGGAGCTGATGGCGGTCGACCCGCGGGTGCGGGTGCTCAATCAGTTCAGCGAGATGGGGAACTATCGGTTTCACTATTACGTCACCGGCAACACCATTGTGGACCTGGCGGCGGAGTTGGGGGAGCGGGGGATCGGGGAGGGGAAGGTGGCGGCCTTCGTCTCGGCGATGGGCTCGGCGGGGACCATCGGGGCGGGGGATCGGCTGAAGCAGGTCTGGCCGACCTGTCGGGTGGTGGGCGTGGAGCCCATCCAGTGCCCCACCCTGTATCTGAACGGGTATGGGGTTCACGACATCCAGGGGATCGGGGACAAGCATGTGACGTGGATCCATCACGTGATGAACATGGATGCGTTGGTGTGCGTGGATGATCTATCGTGCAAGAAGGGGTTGCAGTTATTGGCGGAGGAGGTGGGGTGGAAGGTGCTGATGCGCTGGGGGGTTTCGGAGGGGCAGGTGATGCGGCTGTCGCAGATGTTCGGCATCAGTGGGATCGCCAACGTATTGGGGGCGATCAAAGCGGCGAAGTTTTACCGGTTCGGGCCGAAGGACGTCATCGTGACCGTGGCCACGGACGGGGTGGATCGGTATCGGTCGGTGTTGGCGGAGCTCACCCGGCAGTGTGGGCCGATGGACGAGGTGGAGGCCACGGTGCGATTGGTGCACATCTTCCATGGGCAGGGGCTGGACTGGATCCAGGAGGGGACGCAGGAGAACCGGCGGCGGTGGCACAACCTGAAGTATTTCACGTGGGTGGAGCAACAGGGCAAGACGGTGGAGGAGCTGGACGCGCAGCTGGATCCGGAGTGGTGGGAGCGGGAGCAGGCGCGGATCCCGGAGCTGGACCGACTGTGGCGGGAGGTGCGGGGCTTTTAG
- a CDS encoding DUF2085 domain-containing protein: MSSPASSPLTAAAPDRASRRSRWLAREWIWAFVLLYGLFVGLPWLAPILMHLGWETPARWLYAFYSLFCHQLPQRSLFLFGLKPMYSLSELRQVWPYEDPLQLRAFIGDPVFGYKVAWSDRMISTYTSFWLAALLFALSGRRWRPLPWWALFLLTLPIALDGTSHLINDLLYGIGERGFRYDNAWLVALTGGRLPEWFYVGDALGSFNSWMRWISGVLFGLGAGGFALPYVDRSFRELGETEA; this comes from the coding sequence ATGTCCTCCCCCGCGTCATCCCCTCTCACCGCGGCCGCGCCGGATCGAGCCAGTCGCCGGAGCCGCTGGCTGGCCCGGGAATGGATCTGGGCCTTCGTCCTCCTCTACGGCCTCTTCGTGGGGCTCCCCTGGCTCGCCCCCATCCTGATGCACCTGGGCTGGGAGACCCCCGCGCGATGGCTGTATGCCTTCTACAGCCTCTTCTGCCATCAGCTCCCCCAGCGCTCCCTCTTCCTCTTCGGACTCAAACCGATGTATTCCCTCTCGGAGCTCCGACAGGTCTGGCCCTACGAGGATCCCCTCCAGCTGCGCGCCTTCATCGGGGACCCGGTCTTCGGTTACAAGGTCGCCTGGTCGGACCGCATGATCTCGACCTACACCAGCTTCTGGCTGGCCGCCCTCCTCTTCGCCCTGAGCGGGCGCCGCTGGCGGCCGCTGCCGTGGTGGGCCCTCTTCCTCCTCACCCTGCCCATCGCCCTGGATGGGACCTCCCATCTGATCAACGACCTGCTGTATGGGATCGGCGAGCGGGGCTTCCGCTATGACAACGCCTGGCTGGTCGCCCTGACGGGCGGGAGGCTGCCCGAATGGTTCTACGTCGGCGACGCCCTGGGCTCCTTCAACTCCTGGATGCGCTGGATCAGCGGGGTCCTGTTCGGGTTGGGCGCCGGCGGCTTCGCCCTGCCTTACGTGGACCGATCCTTCCGGGAGCTGGGGGAAACCGAAGCGTGA